One genomic window of Cannabis sativa cultivar Pink pepper isolate KNU-18-1 chromosome 2, ASM2916894v1, whole genome shotgun sequence includes the following:
- the LOC115719633 gene encoding uncharacterized protein LOC115719633 — protein MPTSASPPSSASASDSLSSLAVFSTRRHSDLLARLTSSDTHVQLKALRELKNRIIGNRTKKLFFIKLGLVPAVADILASKTGAVVPDDRNSDLLIQSAAVIGSFACGFDAGVHAVLDAQVFPSLLRLLSHCDEKVVDAGARSLRMIYQSKLAPKYDFIQQKNMEFLLSLLNSENENVTGLGASIIMHSCKTVAEQKALCLAGVLKKFIRLLQGSLSQRDASLESLAKIIKNNVEAVSEFVGLDSGRALSTVIELTSDRYPRTRLLASLCLIVIRNTCPCYLQDIAIKTKLVHLLLELHDDPGQVGDEASFAFSSLIAGREDLQKLAFEANAIDKLYNHLQKGALHPMRVEGILLAMADLCSKMDSCRFKFLTLKALKLVIDGLTQDSSAVRAAACICLKSVSRSIKSLCAGDFMDETIVFPLVQLLQDPCTSVQVAALSAVGNIVLDFTKRRSIFIRCGGATQLVQLSKSMDSALRLNALWALRNLMFLADTTCKEGIFGELEASSLASLVCDSEPVVQEQALALVRNLIDGSVNCIEFVFAEDGIILHSVGRKLQSVPKVEIAIQGMYLLCNVASGNEFHKDAVMNQLVKQADNGMQSFMIEFLQSSNSQLRTASVWTIINLTFPSVPGASGRVSKLRNAGILSQIKSMVNDPSPEVKLRIRTALGQFTTSGADST, from the exons ATGCCAACCTCAGCTTCACCACCGTCCTCCGCCTCCGCCTCCGACTCCCTCTCTAGCCTCGCCGTGTTCTCCACGCGCCGCCATTCCGACCTCCTTGCTAGACTAACCTCCTCCGACACCCATGTACAGCTCAAGGCTCTCAGGGAGCTCAAGAACCGCATCATCGGGAATCGGACCAAGAAGCTTTTTTTCATTAAGCTCGGCTTAGTTCCTGCTGTGGCTGATATCCTCGCCTCCAAAACCGGAGCCGTTGTACCAGACGATCGTAACTCCGATCTTCTTATCCAGTCCGCTGCTGTCATTGGTAGCTTTGCATGCGGCTTCGACGCCGGAGTCCATGCCGTTCTCGATGCCCAAGTGTTCCCTAGCCTCCTCAGACTCTTATCTCATTGTGATGAGAag GTTGTGGATGCCGGGGCTCGTTCTTTGCGAATGATATATCAATCGAAGCTTGCTCCAAAATATGATTttattcaacaaaaaaatatggAATTTCTTCTTTCGTTATTAAATAGTGAGAATGAAAATGTAACTGGGCTTGGTGCAAGCATCATAATGCATTCTTGCAAGACAGTCGCAGAGCAGAAGGCATTGTGTCTAGCTGGGGTTTTAAAGAAATTTATTCGTCTTCTTCAGGGTTCTCTAAGTCAGAGAGATGCTAGTTTGGAGTCTTTagctaaaattataaaaaacaaTGTTGAAGCTGTTTCTGAGTTTGTGGGATTGGATAGCGGAAGGGCTTTGAGTACGGTGATTGAGTTGACATCAGATAGGTATCCAAGGACAAGATTACTGGCCTCGTTGTGCTTGATTGTTATAAGGAACACTTGTCCTTGCTACCTACAAGATATAGCCATCAAAACCAAGTTGGTGCATCTTTTACTTGAGCTTCATGATGATCCTGGTCAAGTCGGAGATGAAGCCTCTTTTGCCTTTTCTAGCTTAATAGCTGGAAGGGAGGATCTTCAAAAACTTGCATTTGAGGCTAATGCCATTGATAAGCTGTACAACCACTTGCAGAAAGGTGCACTGCATCCTATGCGTGTTGAAGGCATATTGTTGGCAATGGCTGATCTATGCTCAAAAATGGATAGCTGCAGGTTTAAGTTCCTAACACTGAAG GCATTGAAATTGGTAATAGATGGGCTAACTCAAGATAGTTCTGCTGTACGTGCTGCAGCTTGCATTTGCTTAAAAAGTGTCTCTCGATCAATCAAG AGTTTGTGTGCAGGAGATTTTATGGACGAGACAATTGTATTTCCCTTGGTTCAACTTTTGCAGGATCCTTGTACTTCTGTCCAG GTTGCAGCTCTCAGTGCTGTTGGCAACATAGTCCTTGATTTTACCAAACGTAGGTCCATTTTCATACGATGTGGAGGTGCAACACAACTAGTTCAGTTATCAAAATCAATGGATTCAGCCTTGAGATTAAATGCCTTATGGGCCTTGAGAAACTTAATGTTTCTTGCGGATACCACATGTAAGGAAGGCATATTTGGAGAACTCGAAGCTTCCTCATTGGCAAGCCTTGTTTGTg ATTCTGAGCCTGTAGTCCAAGAGCAAGCTCTTGCACTTGTCCGAAATCTTATTGATGGAAGCGTGAACTGTATTGAGTTTGTATTTGCTGAAGACGGTATTATCTTACATTCTGTTGGAAGGAAATTGCAGAGTGTTCCTAAAGTTGAAATTGCGATACAG GGAATGTATTTGCTCTGCAATGTCGCAAGTGGGAATGAATTTCACAAGGATGCTGTAATGAACCAACTTGTTAAACAAGCAGACAACGGAATGCAATCTTTTATGATCGAATTTTTGCAGAGCAGCAACAGTCAATTACGTACAGCTTCTGTCTGGACCATAATAAATCTCACTTTTCCATCAGTTCCTGGTGCATCTGGTCGTGTATCAAAACTACGTAATGCTGGCATATTGTCACAAATAAAGAGCATGGTCAATGATCCTAGTCCAGAAGTAAAG CTTCGCATAAGAACAGCACTTGGGCAATTTACGACTTCTGGTGCTGATTCAACATGA